From one Solanum stenotomum isolate F172 chromosome 12, ASM1918654v1, whole genome shotgun sequence genomic stretch:
- the LOC125846707 gene encoding G-type lectin S-receptor-like serine/threonine-protein kinase At4g27290 has protein sequence MESRHVHLLLLLCYLFCVLILTRAADNIARDEPLRDGKTIVSSGGNFELGFFSPTPTSSKRYLGIWFNKVSVQTVVWVANRDTPLNDKNGMLNFTTQGNLTLVNGSGSVVWSSNTTRGGVQNPIAQLLDSGNLVVRTENSNYVWQSFDYPGDTALPGVKIGIDLKTGFRRFLWSWKSRNDPSNGQYSFIFDPNGFPQPFLMNGSIHRFRGGAWNGQSFANSPSLLPSPSYKYIFASDPDQVYFTYELIDTSAIARVVMQLNGFLELSTWNNLTQNWDNFGSAPADNCDIYAQCNAYGLCNSGNSSICSCLDKFEPKDPTEWARGNWSGGCVRKTPILNCQKEVKFLKYSGIKLPDTRFSWYDRGVTLNSCEELCLRNCSCVAYAKLDTTRTNEDCLLWFDELMDIREFGSSGQDIYIKLDSSETEISTGNSSKEILKKLRISLPLAALSLLSVLCLILYIRHTKNKKKKEEENQNQQRFSEGSSEMLYINKSKNDDLDLPLFDFATILEATNNLSLSNKLGEGGFGPVYKGALKDGQEIAVKRLSRYSAQGTDEFKNEVIFIAKLQHRNLVKLLGCCIQAEEKMLVYEYMPNNSLDWFLFDRRSLLDWPKCFHIINGIARGLLYLHQDSRLRIIHRDLKPSNVLLDIDMNPKISDFGMARSFGGNETGAMTTRVVGTYGYMSPEYAEEGKFSVKSDVFSFGVVILEILSGTRNRGFIHPDHHHNLLGHVWIHFKEGRVMEVINTHLKELSNLCEVQRSVHVGLLCVQQCPEDRPSMSSVVLMLSSDVPLPLPKEPGFFTSRSRFGEVNSSSSKLGEHSGNQLSITLLDAR, from the exons ATGGAAAGCAGACATGTtcatttgttattattattatgttacTTGTTTTGTGTTTTGATTCTTACTAGAGCTGCAGATAATATAGCTAGAGATGAACCTTTAAGAGATGGAAAAACGATTGTTTCGTCAGGTGGAAATTTTGAGTTGGGATTTTTCTCCCCAACTCCAACATCGAGTAAACGATACCTGGGAATATGGTTCAACAAAGTATCTGTACAGACAGTGGTATGGGTTGCTAATAGAGACACTCCACTGAATGATAAAAATGGTATGCTCAATTTTACAACACAAGGAAATCTTACTCTTGTAAATGGTTCTGGCAGTGTGGTTTGGTCTTCCAATACCACAAGAGGAGGCGTGCAAAATCCAATAGCACAGCTTCTAGATTCAGGCAATCTTGTTGTTAGAACTGAGAATTCGAATTATGTATGGCAGAGTTTTGACTATCCTGGTGACACAGCTTTGCCTGGAGTTAAGATTGGGATCGATCTTAAGACTGGTTTTCGTCGTTTCCTCTGGTCATGGAAGAGCAGAAATGACCCTTCTAATGGTCAATATAGTTTCATATTTGATCCTAATGGATTCCCACAGCCATTTCTCATGAACGGTTCCATCCATCGCTTCAGGGGTGGAGCATGGAATGGTCAAAGCTTTGCTAATTCACCATCTCTACTACCAAGTCCTTCTTATAAATACATATTTGCATCCGATCCAGATCAAGTATACTTTACTTATGAGCTCATTGACACTTCTGCTATTGCAAGGGTAGTGATGCAACTAAATGGGTTTCTAGAGCTTTCGACATGGAATAATCTAACTCAGAATTGGGATAACTTTGGTAGCGCACCAGCAGACAACTGTGACATTTATGCCCAGTGTAACGCATATGGTTTGTGCAACAGTGGAAACTCTTCAATCTGCAGTTGTTTGGATAAATTTGAACCCAAAGATCCAACAGAATGGGCAAGGGGAAATTGGTCAGGTGGCTGTGTTAGAAAGACACCAATATTGAATTGCCAAAAGGAAGTTAAATTCTTAAAGTATTCAGGGATCAAGTTGCCAGACACTCGATTTTCCTGGTACGATCGAGGAGTAACTCTTAATTCATGTGAGGAATTGTGCTTGAGAAACTGTTCATGTGTGGCCTATGCAAAACTAGACACAACACGGACAAATGAAGATTGTTTGCTTTGGTTTGATGAGCTGATGGACATCAGAGAGTTTGGTTCTAGTGGGCAAGATATCTATATAAAGTTGGACTCCTCTGAGACAGAGATAAGTACAG GAAACTCCAGTAAAGAGATATTAAAGAAATTGAGAATCAGCTTGCCATTGGCAGCATTAAGTCTTCTCTCAGTGCTATGCTTGATCTTGTACATTAGGCATacgaagaacaagaagaagaaagaggaggagAATCAGAATCAACAACGTTTTAGTGAAG GAAGCTCTGAAATGTTGTACATTAATAAGAGCAAAAATGATGATCTAGATTTACCATTGTTTGATTTTGCCACTATCTTGGAGGCTACCAATAACCTTTCTTTGAGCAACAAGCTTGGAGAGGGTGGTTTTGGACCTGTTTACAAG GGTGCGCTGAAAGATGGACAAGAAATAGCAGTAAAGAGACTTTCAAGATACTCTGCACAGGGAACTGATGAGTTCAAGAATGAGGTTATCTTCATTGCTAAACTCCAGCACCGGAATCTTGTTAAGCTCCTTGGTTGCTGTATCCAAGCAGAAGAAAAGATGTTGGTTTATGAGTACATGCCAAATAATAGCTTGGATTGGTTCCTTTTTG ATAGGAGGTCACTGCTTGATTGGCCCAAGTGCTTCCATATTATAAATGGAATTGCTCGAGGACTTCTCTATCTTCATCAAGACTCAAGATTGCGAATAATCCACAGAGATCTTAAACCAAGCAATGTTTTGCTAGACATTGATATGAACCCGAAGATATCTGACTTTGGCATGGCAAGAAGTTTCGGAGGAAATGAGACTGGAGCCATGACAACAAGAGTGGTTGGAACATA CGGCTACATGTCTCCGGAGTATGCAGAAGAAGGGAAATTCTCAGTGAAATCAGATGTTTTTAGCTTTGGAGTTGTAATTCTGGAGATTTTAAGCGGGACGAGAAATAGAGGGTTCATTCATCCAGACCATCACCATAATCTTCTAGGACAT GTGTGGATCCACTTCAAAGAAGGAAGGGTTATGGAAGTAATAAATACACATCTAAAGGAGTTATCCAACCTATGTGAAGTGCAAAGATCAGTTCATGTAGGTCTATTGTGTGTGCAGCAGTGTCCAGAAGATAGGCCTAGCATGTCATCAGTTGTCCTGATGTTGTCTAGCGATGTTCCATTGCCCTTACCTAAAGAACCTGGTTTTTTTACTAGCAGAAGCCGATTCGGTGAAGTTAATAGTTCATCTAGCAAGCTTGGCGAACATTCTGGAAATCAATTAAGCATCACACTATTGGATGCTAgatag